The following proteins are encoded in a genomic region of Neomonachus schauinslandi chromosome 7, ASM220157v2, whole genome shotgun sequence:
- the LOC110590976 gene encoding 60S ribosomal protein L30-like isoform X1: MVAAKKTKKSLESINSRLQLVMKSGKYVLGYKQTLKMIRHGRAKLVILANNCPALRKSEIEYCAMLAKTGAHPCSGNNTELGTACGKYYRVCTLALTDPGDSDITRSMPEQTGEK, from the coding sequence ATGGTGGCCGCAAAGAAGACGAAAAAGTCGCTGGAGTCGATCAACTCCAGGCTCCAGCTTGTTATGAAAAGTGGAAAGTACGTGCTGGGGtacaagcagactctgaaaatGATCAGACATGGCAGAGCGAAACTGGTCATCCTCGCCAACAACTGCCCAGCCTTGAGGAAATCTGAAATAGAATACTGTGCCATGTTGGCCAAAACTGGTGCCCATCCCTGTAGTGGCAATAATACTGAATTGGGCACAGCGTGTGGGAAATACTACAGAGTATGCACACTGGCTCTCACtgatccaggtgattctgatatcaCTCGAAGCATGCCAGAACAGACTGGTGAAAAGTAA
- the LOC110590976 gene encoding 60S ribosomal protein L30-like isoform X2 — translation MVAAKKTKKSLESINSRLQLVMKSGKYVLGYKQTLKMIRHGRAKLVILANNCPALRKSEIEYCAMLAKTGDSDITRSMPEQTGEK, via the exons ATGGTGGCCGCAAAGAAGACGAAAAAGTCGCTGGAGTCGATCAACTCCAGGCTCCAGCTTGTTATGAAAAGTGGAAAGTACGTGCTGGGGtacaagcagactctgaaaatGATCAGACATGGCAGAGCGAAACTGGTCATCCTCGCCAACAACTGCCCAGCCTTGAGGAAATCTGAAATAGAATACTGTGCCATGTTGGCCAAAACTG gtgattctgatatcaCTCGAAGCATGCCAGAACAGACTGGTGAAAAGTAA